A window of Vespa velutina chromosome 15, iVesVel2.1, whole genome shotgun sequence contains these coding sequences:
- the LOC124954272 gene encoding MATH and LRR domain-containing protein PFE0570w-like isoform X2 — MADGAIDFNISNTNYLYPIEKHCKSAPNTVLSPDDMSKQKEHISSDIEMSNQTEKEESIENHSKSVEVMAMAHSETPMLEDEEMPTYISVSTSSKCEDSDISNAKHHEEESPTKEQSRSPCTSEREGPASVYVLSSEEETNYEEYYRDYGERDYGDSDDMDDIENDNDNGMLDDDDEDEVENVPEYGYNDEEYDDNWLETASDCLGIKSKLKKRYRDKSLSLQDLTIFQNNACDSELGKRNRYKHIESKVKNYINDIKEQNKFSSQRRLQDQQAFTGEHIKDRNCADGTGIDVEQIKDIKTNKVIKDYAERAIKDLEIEESYTNKNLYMAPITENGEAEEEEEEEEVVIDKHKQDTKSAAIDMEDKEFLTSGKKNGKRNGSVQINILNHNYNQFPVQKNLKFTDEQPLVNGHRRQLSLFNLRSLSYDEYMQNNTNVTQDEQLNKDINIEQNENNDIQAYGDVDVINNIEADNSNAACSLKIENVKSIRVMNEESKDNTETKLEKINEDTGKSNLEIMQITLLKNQLDQKTIQFNNLRNAYQNTLAENLKMKQELEELKMSLTKYNKENRTCETKVVAVQTDVAIITESVIENKEITDIKENSNKISGSSITSALSSINQWTDSAGSSGISIKPPDLGTVLNSEDSLVMTDDTPRKINRPLSRAFVTSSRILQTLSNITQGKSKSDIRSTSNNSNNRSVKRPSGSDESETVKENDGSIIAGSNTFTIKSPLNTKKRKATEMLGNSIFLQPLKIPHTAEIKKKSSTTTSDFNIDFKSPDNYSDTKLVDTQKNRISNISRSASPTTVENKNDKTEDIENEESNVKCFVYQEDENIDDRSILIQAEIPNNDQEATNINCIRECGPYLLGNVEVRMSEVNGTINIWGKEISETSIAEKEEDLEVSTKSPYSNKKCTCLQNTVTPHRKFNGSQMVCSTNKKVKLPPKCNEGHTSHQYLNVPTRSDEKVYVDNLLSPSASAASCEKCILLNQQKECSIHKRHINLHEKSHSCCLHHIEHLERDYKYVCDCERLKHNNDSPNCVKEGFCTEKKFPFRNTPNSRKDLYEYINPTVDAKEVI; from the exons ATGGCGGACGGCGCAATAGACTTTAATATCTCCAATACGAATTATTTGTATCCTATTGAGAAACATTGTAAAAGTGCGCCTAATACTGTCTTATCTCCTGATG ACATGTCGAAACAGAAAGAACATATTTCGAGCGACATCGAGATGAGCAATCaaacggagaaagaagaatcaaTTGAGAATCACTCGAAAAGCGTGGAAGTTATGGCAATGGCACATTCTGAAACACCAATGttagaagacgaagaaatgCCGACGTATATTAGTGTTTCAACGTCCTCTAAATGCGAAGATTCAGATATCAGTAATGCAAAGCATCATGAGGAAGAATCACCTACAAAGGAACAATCTCGTAGTCCTTGTACCAGTGAACGAGAAGGCCCTGCTAGTGTTTATGTTCTCTCGtccgaagaagaaacaaattacGAGGAATATTATAGAGATTATGGCGAGAGAGATTATGGCGATAGCGATG ATATGGatgatatagaaaatgataatgacaatggAATGTtagatgatgacgatgaagaTGAGGTAGAAAATGTACCAGAATATGGATATAATGATGAGGAATATGATGATAATTGGTTGGAAACTGCGTCAGATTGTTTGGGGATTAaaagtaaattgaaaaaaagatatagagataaaAGTCTCTCTTTGCAAGATTTAaccatttttcaaaataatgcTTGCGATTCAGAAttgggaaaaagaaacag atacaaGCATATAGAGAGCAAAgtgaaaaattacattaatgatataaaagagcaaaataaattttcttcgcaAAGACGTTTACAAGATCAACAAGCATTTACAGGAGAGCATATAAAAGACAGAAATTGTGCAGATGGAACAG GTATTGATGTggaacaaataaaagatataaaaacaaataaagttATAAAGGACTATGCAGAAAGAGCAATTAAAGATTTAGAAATTGAAGAGTcgtatacaaataaaaatttatatatggcCCCAATAACGGAAAATGGTGAAgcagaagaagaggaagaagaagaggaagttgTCATTGATAAACATAAACAAGATACGAAGTCTGCTGCCATAGATATGgaagataaagaatttttaacttctggaaaaaaaaatggaaaacgtAATGGTTCAGTGCAAATCAATATACTTAATCATAACTACAATCAATTTCCTGttcaaaaaaatctaaaattcaCAGATGAACAACCTTTGGTTAATGGACATCGACGACAATTAAGTCTATTCAATCTTCGCTCGTTAAGTTACGATGAATACATGCAGAATAATACGAACGTCACTCAAGATGAgcaattaaataaagatataaatattgaacaaaatgaaaataatgatattcaaGCTTATGGTGATGTTGATGTTATAAATAACATTGAAGCTGACAATAGTAATGCAGCCTgttcattaaaaatagaaaatgtgaAGAGCATTAGGGTAATGAACGAAGAATCAAAAGACAATACAGAaacgaaattagaaaaaataaatgaggatACCGGTAAAAGTAATTTGGAAATCATGCAAATAACATTATTGAAGAATCAACTCGATCAAAAAACTATTCAATTTAATAACTTAAGAAATGCGTATCAAAACACTCTGGCAGAAAATTTAAAGATGAAACAAGAAttggaagaattaaaaatgtctctcacaaaatacaataaagaaaatcgaacTTGTGAAACAAAAGTAGTAGCGGTACAAACGGACGTAGCGATAATTACGGAATcagtaatagaaaataaagaaattactgatattaaagaaaattctaacAAAATATCTGGAAGTAGTATTACATCTGCATTGAGCTCTATAAATCAATGGACGGATAGTGCAGGTAGTTCTGGTATATCTATTAAACCACCAGATCTAGGTACGGTATTAAATTCAGAGGATAGTTTAGTGATGACAGATGATACacctagaaaaataaatcgtccTTTGTCACGAGCATTTGTCACATCTTCCAGAATATTACAAACACTTTCAAATATAACACAAGGTAAATCAAAGTCTGATATAAGATCTACTtctaacaatagtaataatcgtTCTGTTAAAAGACCAAGTGGAAGTGATGAAAGTGAAACCGTCAAGGAAAATGATGGTTCAATAATAGCTGGTTCTAATACTTTCACAATAAAATCACCGCTCaatacgaaaaagagaaaagccaCTGAAATGCTtggaaattcaatatttttacaacCATTGAAAATACCACATACtgcagaaataaaaaaaaaatcaagtacGACTACGTCTGATTTCAATATAGATTTCAAATCACCGGATAATTACAGCGATACAAAATTAGTAGATACacaaaagaatagaataagTAATATAAGTCGTTCGGCTAGTCCCACAaccgtagaaaataaaaatgataaaacagaagacattgaaaatgaagaaagtaatgtaaaatgttttgtatatcaagaagatgaaaatattgatgatCGAAGTATTTTGATACAGGCAGAAATACCTAATAACGATCAAGAAGcaacaaatataaattgtatacgTGAATGCGGTCCATATTTGCTTGGTAATGTAGAAGTACGTATGTCCGAAGTAAATGGTACGATCAACATTTGGGGCAAAGAG ATAAGTGAAACATCAATAgccgaaaaagaagaagatttagAAGTATCAACAAAATCACCTTacagtaataaaaaatgtacttGTTTACAAAATACAGTTACACCACATAGAAAGTTCAATGGTAGTCAAATGGTATGTTCaacgaacaaaaaagtaaagttACCACCTAAGTGTAATGAAGGACATACTTCGCATCAATACTTAAATGTACCAACTAGATCAGATGAAAAAGTATATGTAGATAACTTATTGAGTCCAAGCGCTTCTGCTGCTTCATGTGAAAAGTGTATTTTATTGAACCAACAGAAAGAATGTTCCATACACAAACGACATATTAATCTACATGAAAAATCACATTCCTGTTGTTTACATCATATAGAGCATTTAGAAagagattataaatatgtatgtgatTGTGAAAGACTAAAACACAATAACGATAGTCCTAATTGTGTTAAAGAAGGATTTTGCACAGAAAAGAAGTTCCCATTTAGAAATACGCCAAATTCTAGGAAGGATTtgtacgaatatataaatccAACAGTCGATGCCAAAGAAGTGATAT AA
- the LOC124954274 gene encoding ubiquitin-related modifier 1 homolog isoform X1, giving the protein MPSENKSLPITIEFGGGAESLFDKKKKHEVNLPAGEWKLKRLLHWIKDNLLKERLELFMQEDTVAKEITFYNRETPCSSYRRYTVVKTSDGSSMSMERRVIFEDGYSQDHRTILEREFLNNIIIIIIR; this is encoded by the exons atgccttCCGAAAATAAATCTCTACCAATAACGATTGAGTTTGG AGGTGGAGCCGAATCGTTGttcgataagaagaaaaaacacgaGGTTAACTTACCTGCTGGCGaat GGAAATTGAAACGTTTATTACATTGGATAAAAGATAACCTCTTGAAGGAACGATTGGAACTATTTATGCAAGAGGATACCGT GGCCAAGGAGATTACGTTCTACAACCGAGAGACACCGTGCTCTTCATATCGACGTTACACGGTGGTTAAGACATCGGATGGATCGTCTATGTCGATGGAAAGACGCGTGATATTCGAGGATGGCTATTCACAAGATCACAGAACTATATTGGAGAGagaatttcttaataatattattattattattattcgataa
- the LOC124954272 gene encoding uncharacterized protein DDB_G0283697-like isoform X1 yields MADGAIDFNISNTNYLYPIEKHCKSAPNTVLSPDDMSKQKEHISSDIEMSNQTEKEESIENHSKSVEVMAMAHSETPMLEDEEMPTYISVSTSSKCEDSDISNAKHHEEESPTKEQSRSPCTSEREGPASVYVLSSEEETNYEEYYRDYGERDYGDSDDMDDIENDNDNGMLDDDDEDEVENVPEYGYNDEEYDDNWLETASDCLGIKSKLKKRYRDKSLSLQDLTIFQNNACDSELGKRNRYKHIESKVKNYINDIKEQNKFSSQRRLQDQQAFTGEHIKDRNCADGTGIDVEQIKDIKTNKVIKDYAERAIKDLEIEESYTNKNLYMAPITENGEAEEEEEEEEVVIDKHKQDTKSAAIDMEDKEFLTSGKKNGKRNGSVQINILNHNYNQFPVQKNLKFTDEQPLVNGHRRQLSLFNLRSLSYDEYMQNNTNVTQDEQLNKDINIEQNENNDIQAYGDVDVINNIEADNSNAACSLKIENVKSIRVMNEESKDNTETKLEKINEDTGKSNLEIMQITLLKNQLDQKTIQFNNLRNAYQNTLAENLKMKQELEELKMSLTKYNKENRTCETKVVAVQTDVAIITESVIENKEITDIKENSNKISGSSITSALSSINQWTDSAGSSGISIKPPDLGTVLNSEDSLVMTDDTPRKINRPLSRAFVTSSRILQTLSNITQGKSKSDIRSTSNNSNNRSVKRPSGSDESETVKENDGSIIAGSNTFTIKSPLNTKKRKATEMLGNSIFLQPLKIPHTAEIKKKSSTTTSDFNIDFKSPDNYSDTKLVDTQKNRISNISRSASPTTVENKNDKTEDIENEESNVKCFVYQEDENIDDRSILIQAEIPNNDQEATNINCIRECGPYLLGNVEVRMSEVNGTINIWGKEISETSIAEKEEDLEVSTKSPYSNKKCTCLQNTVTPHRKFNGSQMVCSTNKKVKLPPKCNEGHTSHQYLNVPTRSDEKVYVDNLLSPSASAASCEKCILLNQQKECSIHKRHINLHEKSHSCCLHHIEHLERDYKYVCDCERLKHNNDSPNCVKEGFCTEKKFPFRNTPNSRKDLYEYINPTVDAKEVICKHRTTCRRSSLHNTEANFQNDMKCCNTIRETSHTCKSTLGCMGNHDSGVEHFCNHSPIGNNDDLLIPERSSCETPEIRQRRSSGKKVRGILMDLLKSCGDHRNGSTSSSKRCSNGKEASNSVNSSPLNNVTSCNSPDVACSNLQQSNGRCCHAYTRRIESQLEEFRMEMERVRSRSDAILNLLNMLHSVEMN; encoded by the exons ATGGCGGACGGCGCAATAGACTTTAATATCTCCAATACGAATTATTTGTATCCTATTGAGAAACATTGTAAAAGTGCGCCTAATACTGTCTTATCTCCTGATG ACATGTCGAAACAGAAAGAACATATTTCGAGCGACATCGAGATGAGCAATCaaacggagaaagaagaatcaaTTGAGAATCACTCGAAAAGCGTGGAAGTTATGGCAATGGCACATTCTGAAACACCAATGttagaagacgaagaaatgCCGACGTATATTAGTGTTTCAACGTCCTCTAAATGCGAAGATTCAGATATCAGTAATGCAAAGCATCATGAGGAAGAATCACCTACAAAGGAACAATCTCGTAGTCCTTGTACCAGTGAACGAGAAGGCCCTGCTAGTGTTTATGTTCTCTCGtccgaagaagaaacaaattacGAGGAATATTATAGAGATTATGGCGAGAGAGATTATGGCGATAGCGATG ATATGGatgatatagaaaatgataatgacaatggAATGTtagatgatgacgatgaagaTGAGGTAGAAAATGTACCAGAATATGGATATAATGATGAGGAATATGATGATAATTGGTTGGAAACTGCGTCAGATTGTTTGGGGATTAaaagtaaattgaaaaaaagatatagagataaaAGTCTCTCTTTGCAAGATTTAaccatttttcaaaataatgcTTGCGATTCAGAAttgggaaaaagaaacag atacaaGCATATAGAGAGCAAAgtgaaaaattacattaatgatataaaagagcaaaataaattttcttcgcaAAGACGTTTACAAGATCAACAAGCATTTACAGGAGAGCATATAAAAGACAGAAATTGTGCAGATGGAACAG GTATTGATGTggaacaaataaaagatataaaaacaaataaagttATAAAGGACTATGCAGAAAGAGCAATTAAAGATTTAGAAATTGAAGAGTcgtatacaaataaaaatttatatatggcCCCAATAACGGAAAATGGTGAAgcagaagaagaggaagaagaagaggaagttgTCATTGATAAACATAAACAAGATACGAAGTCTGCTGCCATAGATATGgaagataaagaatttttaacttctggaaaaaaaaatggaaaacgtAATGGTTCAGTGCAAATCAATATACTTAATCATAACTACAATCAATTTCCTGttcaaaaaaatctaaaattcaCAGATGAACAACCTTTGGTTAATGGACATCGACGACAATTAAGTCTATTCAATCTTCGCTCGTTAAGTTACGATGAATACATGCAGAATAATACGAACGTCACTCAAGATGAgcaattaaataaagatataaatattgaacaaaatgaaaataatgatattcaaGCTTATGGTGATGTTGATGTTATAAATAACATTGAAGCTGACAATAGTAATGCAGCCTgttcattaaaaatagaaaatgtgaAGAGCATTAGGGTAATGAACGAAGAATCAAAAGACAATACAGAaacgaaattagaaaaaataaatgaggatACCGGTAAAAGTAATTTGGAAATCATGCAAATAACATTATTGAAGAATCAACTCGATCAAAAAACTATTCAATTTAATAACTTAAGAAATGCGTATCAAAACACTCTGGCAGAAAATTTAAAGATGAAACAAGAAttggaagaattaaaaatgtctctcacaaaatacaataaagaaaatcgaacTTGTGAAACAAAAGTAGTAGCGGTACAAACGGACGTAGCGATAATTACGGAATcagtaatagaaaataaagaaattactgatattaaagaaaattctaacAAAATATCTGGAAGTAGTATTACATCTGCATTGAGCTCTATAAATCAATGGACGGATAGTGCAGGTAGTTCTGGTATATCTATTAAACCACCAGATCTAGGTACGGTATTAAATTCAGAGGATAGTTTAGTGATGACAGATGATACacctagaaaaataaatcgtccTTTGTCACGAGCATTTGTCACATCTTCCAGAATATTACAAACACTTTCAAATATAACACAAGGTAAATCAAAGTCTGATATAAGATCTACTtctaacaatagtaataatcgtTCTGTTAAAAGACCAAGTGGAAGTGATGAAAGTGAAACCGTCAAGGAAAATGATGGTTCAATAATAGCTGGTTCTAATACTTTCACAATAAAATCACCGCTCaatacgaaaaagagaaaagccaCTGAAATGCTtggaaattcaatatttttacaacCATTGAAAATACCACATACtgcagaaataaaaaaaaaatcaagtacGACTACGTCTGATTTCAATATAGATTTCAAATCACCGGATAATTACAGCGATACAAAATTAGTAGATACacaaaagaatagaataagTAATATAAGTCGTTCGGCTAGTCCCACAaccgtagaaaataaaaatgataaaacagaagacattgaaaatgaagaaagtaatgtaaaatgttttgtatatcaagaagatgaaaatattgatgatCGAAGTATTTTGATACAGGCAGAAATACCTAATAACGATCAAGAAGcaacaaatataaattgtatacgTGAATGCGGTCCATATTTGCTTGGTAATGTAGAAGTACGTATGTCCGAAGTAAATGGTACGATCAACATTTGGGGCAAAGAG ATAAGTGAAACATCAATAgccgaaaaagaagaagatttagAAGTATCAACAAAATCACCTTacagtaataaaaaatgtacttGTTTACAAAATACAGTTACACCACATAGAAAGTTCAATGGTAGTCAAATGGTATGTTCaacgaacaaaaaagtaaagttACCACCTAAGTGTAATGAAGGACATACTTCGCATCAATACTTAAATGTACCAACTAGATCAGATGAAAAAGTATATGTAGATAACTTATTGAGTCCAAGCGCTTCTGCTGCTTCATGTGAAAAGTGTATTTTATTGAACCAACAGAAAGAATGTTCCATACACAAACGACATATTAATCTACATGAAAAATCACATTCCTGTTGTTTACATCATATAGAGCATTTAGAAagagattataaatatgtatgtgatTGTGAAAGACTAAAACACAATAACGATAGTCCTAATTGTGTTAAAGAAGGATTTTGCACAGAAAAGAAGTTCCCATTTAGAAATACGCCAAATTCTAGGAAGGATTtgtacgaatatataaatccAACAGTCGATGCCAAAGAAGTGATATGTAAGCATCGAACTACGTGTCGTCGATCTTCTTTACATAATACAGAGGCGAATTTTCAGAATGATATGAAATGCTGTAACACGATTAGAGAAACATCACACACGTGTAAATCAACGTTAGGATGTATGGGTAATCACGATAGCGGTGTTGAACATTTTTGTAACCATAGTCCAATTGGTAACAACGATGACCTGTTAATCCCAGAAAGAAGCTCCTGCGAAACACCTgaa ATTAGACAAAGAAGATCCAGCGGTAAGAAAGTGAGAGGAATTTTAATGGATCTTTTAAAAAGTTGTGGAGATCATCGCAATGGGAGTACAAGTTCAAGTAAAAGATGTTCCAATGGAAAAGAGGCATCAAATTCGGTTAATTCCTCACCATTAAACAATGTCACGTCTTGTAACTCGCCAGATGTTGCTTGTTCAAATCTGCAGCAATCTAATGGAAG ATGTTGTCACGCGTATACACGACGTATCGAATCTCAACTGGAAGAATTTCGTATGGAAATGGAACGAGTACGTTCGCGTTCCGATGCTATACTAAATTTACTCAACATGCTTCATTCTGTTGAAATGAACTGA
- the LOC124954274 gene encoding ubiquitin-related modifier 1 isoform X3, translating to MPSENKSLPITIEFGGGAESLFDKKKKHEVNLPAGEWKLKRLLHWIKDNLLKERLELFMQEDTVRPGILVLVNDTDWELLGQGDYVLQPRDTVLFISTLHGG from the exons atgccttCCGAAAATAAATCTCTACCAATAACGATTGAGTTTGG AGGTGGAGCCGAATCGTTGttcgataagaagaaaaaacacgaGGTTAACTTACCTGCTGGCGaat GGAAATTGAAACGTTTATTACATTGGATAAAAGATAACCTCTTGAAGGAACGATTGGAACTATTTATGCAAGAGGATACCGT ACGACCAGGAATTCTTGTTCTTGTAAACGACACTGATTGGGAATTATTG GGCCAAGGAGATTACGTTCTACAACCGAGAGACACCGTGCTCTTCATATCGACGTTACACGGTGGTTAA
- the LOC124954274 gene encoding ubiquitin-related modifier 1 isoform X5 has translation MPSENKSLPITIEFGGGAESLFDKKKKHEVNLPAGEWKLKRLLHWIKDNLLKERLELFMQEDTVRPGILVLVNDTDWELLHSNVLLINDVILR, from the exons atgccttCCGAAAATAAATCTCTACCAATAACGATTGAGTTTGG AGGTGGAGCCGAATCGTTGttcgataagaagaaaaaacacgaGGTTAACTTACCTGCTGGCGaat GGAAATTGAAACGTTTATTACATTGGATAAAAGATAACCTCTTGAAGGAACGATTGGAACTATTTATGCAAGAGGATACCGT ACGACCAGGAATTCTTGTTCTTGTAAACGACACTGATTGGGAATTATTG CATTCTAATGTTCTCTTGATTAATGATGTTATTTTAAGATAA
- the LOC124954274 gene encoding ubiquitin-related modifier 1 isoform X2 produces MPSENKSLPITIEFGGGAESLFDKKKKHEVNLPAGEWKLKRLLHWIKDNLLKERLELFMQEDTVRPGILVLVNDTDWELLEYLSVFTGPRRLRSTTERHRALHIDVTRWLRHRMDRLCRWKDA; encoded by the exons atgccttCCGAAAATAAATCTCTACCAATAACGATTGAGTTTGG AGGTGGAGCCGAATCGTTGttcgataagaagaaaaaacacgaGGTTAACTTACCTGCTGGCGaat GGAAATTGAAACGTTTATTACATTGGATAAAAGATAACCTCTTGAAGGAACGATTGGAACTATTTATGCAAGAGGATACCGT ACGACCAGGAATTCTTGTTCTTGTAAACGACACTGATTGGGAATTATTG GAATATCTATCGGTGTTTACAGGGCCAAGGAGATTACGTTCTACAACCGAGAGACACCGTGCTCTTCATATCGACGTTACACGGTGGTTAAGACATCGGATGGATCGTCTATGTCGATGGAAAGACGCGTGA